In one Neobacillus sp. CF12 genomic region, the following are encoded:
- a CDS encoding CBO0543 family protein, whose translation MNSLFLIAGLKWGDWKRWSKYHSTILFFWFGDLLYNVLCKNYLMWEYKETIFGQNLLPNHLAVSFLIMFVAYPATVIIYLGNIPKGTYRVVLWLLFWVILYSVVEYINLRYLNLVSHHHGWSMGWSVLFNLIIFSMLLLHYKHQVAALLISIPIILFFVIFFEVPIY comes from the coding sequence TTGAATAGCCTGTTTCTTATTGCTGGTCTGAAATGGGGTGACTGGAAGCGATGGAGTAAATACCATTCCACTATTTTATTCTTTTGGTTTGGTGATTTGCTTTATAATGTTCTCTGCAAAAATTATCTTATGTGGGAGTACAAGGAGACGATATTTGGTCAAAATCTCCTGCCCAATCATCTAGCTGTTTCATTTTTAATCATGTTTGTAGCGTACCCGGCCACTGTTATCATTTATCTCGGAAATATTCCAAAGGGTACATATAGAGTAGTCCTGTGGCTCCTCTTCTGGGTGATTTTATATTCAGTGGTAGAATACATAAATTTACGTTACCTTAACCTAGTTTCTCATCATCACGGTTGGTCGATGGGATGGTCAGTTTTATTCAATTTGATCATTTTTTCCATGCTGCTTCTACATTATAAACACCAAGTTGCAGCTTTACTAATCTCCATTCCAATCATTTTATTCTTTGTCATTTTCTTTGAAGTTCCCATTTATTGA
- a CDS encoding AraC family transcriptional regulator, whose product MTMVHETTLHILNGQAMYDFFKRTNFLQGEIMIPFNEAMCFGDTTDKLFTREFVEIRAKVHHVSPEQYTEITINPIKPLLSKGFTHIELWFDEDMFCQINILSILAWLDKNGHSKPIDLHIVGEKFEPISKYTLMAAGYYELFIDVLIHKTLPKSIHLVPLKKGVELYLTYLNEDSNLTMYIKKHQNMTEKELVYSLIQNFKEYGLGDVQYLEILRAQRSKRLKTSN is encoded by the coding sequence GTGACGATGGTTCATGAAACAACATTACATATATTAAATGGGCAAGCAATGTACGATTTTTTTAAAAGGACGAATTTCCTCCAAGGTGAAATAATGATTCCCTTTAACGAAGCAATGTGTTTTGGGGACACAACAGATAAGCTCTTCACACGTGAATTTGTCGAGATACGTGCAAAGGTTCATCATGTAAGTCCAGAGCAATATACTGAAATCACTATAAATCCGATAAAACCGCTTCTTAGCAAAGGTTTTACCCACATAGAACTATGGTTTGACGAGGATATGTTTTGTCAAATCAATATCCTCTCGATTCTTGCTTGGCTCGATAAAAACGGTCACAGTAAGCCCATTGACCTTCATATTGTTGGAGAAAAGTTTGAACCTATTAGTAAGTACACATTAATGGCAGCGGGATATTATGAACTTTTTATAGATGTATTGATACATAAAACGCTCCCTAAATCGATCCATCTAGTACCCTTAAAGAAGGGAGTTGAGTTATATTTAACATATCTTAATGAGGACAGTAACCTAACGATGTATATCAAAAAGCACCAAAATATGACGGAAAAAGAACTTGTATACTCCCTTATACAAAATTTCAAAGAGTATGGATTGGGTGATGTACAATACCTAGAAATTTTAAGGGCGCAACGTTCTAAAAGATTAAAGACGAGCAATTAA
- a CDS encoding VOC family protein, with the protein MEQKLLRIGTTYLPVSNVELSSEWYVTKLGAVLNYKDQDKAILNFANQSIFLVKAKKDENSNFYNTYGDECFSITFEVNGINALEAIHSEFKEKEVRVGEIENRGHSGRNFVFYDLDGNKFDVWSELSPIYKEKFLS; encoded by the coding sequence ATGGAACAAAAATTACTTAGAATTGGAACTACCTATTTACCAGTAAGCAATGTAGAACTTTCGTCAGAATGGTATGTAACCAAATTAGGTGCAGTATTAAACTATAAAGATCAAGACAAAGCTATACTTAATTTTGCCAATCAAAGTATCTTTCTTGTAAAGGCAAAGAAAGATGAAAACTCCAACTTCTATAATACTTATGGAGATGAGTGTTTCTCAATCACTTTTGAAGTGAATGGAATAAATGCTCTTGAAGCCATTCATAGCGAGTTCAAGGAAAAAGAAGTTAGAGTAGGGGAAATCGAAAACCGTGGACATAGTGGAAGAAACTTTGTTTTCTATGACCTTGACGGAAATAAATTTGATGTGTGGAGTGAACTTAGTCCAATATATAAAGAGAAGTTTCTTTCTTAG
- a CDS encoding SRPBCC domain-containing protein, which produces MKIEYQHTFGLPRKIVWKYIKDEKVLGNAIPNCRTISQRTPGLYQSEINMNIGPLKDLFTLEVRIEKEQASSYCHLLLQGKGNLGEVSGNAHLFFNEHQGSTQLTIQAEVKVTGTLSGIAERAINGGANKGIERFFLSLEKEIKKNLYLSRKSRK; this is translated from the coding sequence TTGAAAATTGAATACCAACATACTTTTGGTTTGCCGAGGAAAATTGTCTGGAAGTACATCAAGGATGAAAAAGTTCTAGGTAACGCAATCCCAAACTGCAGAACAATTTCCCAAAGGACACCTGGATTATATCAATCTGAAATTAACATGAACATAGGTCCACTGAAGGATTTATTTACACTCGAGGTTAGGATTGAAAAAGAACAGGCATCATCTTATTGTCATTTGCTCCTGCAAGGAAAAGGGAATTTAGGGGAAGTTAGCGGAAATGCGCATTTATTCTTTAATGAACATCAAGGCAGCACTCAACTCACTATTCAGGCTGAAGTGAAAGTAACTGGCACACTGTCTGGGATTGCAGAGCGTGCTATCAACGGCGGAGCAAACAAGGGAATAGAGAGATTTTTCCTAAGTCTTGAAAAAGAAATAAAGAAAAACCTTTATCTATCGCGTAAAAGTCGAAAATGA
- a CDS encoding VOC family protein: protein MYRFKAIDHIQLAAPKGCEDAARKFFIDILGFEEMEKPAQLKKRGGVWFRNGSTQVHIGVEEPFAPAKKAHPAFEIENIETLKKHLIENGLEVVEDNNLPGANRFYTSDPFGNRIELLEWI, encoded by the coding sequence ATGTATCGTTTTAAAGCCATTGATCACATTCAACTAGCGGCTCCTAAGGGGTGTGAAGATGCTGCAAGGAAGTTTTTTATCGATATATTAGGATTTGAGGAAATGGAAAAACCAGCACAATTGAAGAAGCGCGGCGGTGTTTGGTTTCGAAATGGAAGTACACAAGTACATATTGGCGTGGAAGAGCCTTTTGCTCCGGCGAAAAAGGCACATCCTGCCTTTGAGATAGAAAATATCGAAACATTGAAGAAACATTTAATTGAAAATGGATTAGAAGTAGTTGAAGACAATAATCTTCCGGGAGCTAATCGTTTCTATACATCCGATCCCTTTGGTAACCGCATTGAATTGCTAGAGTGGATCTGA
- a CDS encoding catalase → MEDNNGRGTGESANSLTNRQGHPVTDNQNIRTVGNRGPSTLENYDFIEKISHFDRERVPERVVHARGAGAHGFFEAYGKVGNEDIAKYTRAKLFQEKGKRTPVFVRFSTVAGAMESPETERDPRGFAVKFYTEDGNWDLVGNNLKIFFIRDAMKFPDMIHAFKPDPVSNLSNPERMFDFLSRTPEATHMVTFLFSPWGIPANYRQMQGSGVNTYKWVNKDGEAVLIKYHWEPLKQGIKNLTQKEASQIQAKSVSHATQDLYEAIENGDYPEWELCVQIMSDDYHPELDFDPLDDTKLWPTDKFPFLKVGKMVLNKNPENYFNEVEQAAFGTGVLVDGLDFSDDKMLQGRTFSYSDTQRYRVGTNYLQLPINAPKKRVATNQRGGQMSYHVDSGQNPHVNYEPSVIGGLKEAEQVGKVHEPHYNDKLVREKIDRTNDFGQAGDTYRNFEDWEREELISNLVDALKVCRPEIQNKMIEYFTNADEDYGKRISDGVAKAVEMRKETTHTSSAAADEATNKAQQMGHEADPY, encoded by the coding sequence ATGGAAGACAACAATGGGCGGGGGACAGGTGAAAGTGCAAACTCATTAACAAATCGCCAAGGTCATCCTGTAACAGATAACCAAAATATTAGAACCGTTGGAAACCGAGGACCATCAACACTAGAAAATTATGATTTTATTGAAAAAATATCTCATTTTGACCGTGAGAGAGTGCCAGAGCGGGTGGTTCATGCACGCGGAGCTGGTGCGCATGGATTCTTTGAGGCTTATGGTAAGGTTGGTAATGAGGATATCGCCAAATATACAAGAGCAAAGCTATTCCAAGAAAAGGGAAAACGCACTCCGGTTTTTGTTCGTTTTTCGACGGTAGCCGGCGCGATGGAATCACCAGAAACTGAACGTGACCCTAGGGGCTTTGCGGTGAAGTTTTATACGGAGGATGGAAACTGGGATCTTGTGGGGAATAATCTTAAAATATTCTTTATTCGTGATGCGATGAAGTTTCCTGACATGATTCATGCGTTTAAGCCCGATCCAGTGTCAAATTTAAGTAATCCTGAACGGATGTTTGATTTTCTCTCTCGGACACCAGAAGCTACACATATGGTTACATTTCTTTTCTCTCCATGGGGAATTCCTGCGAATTATCGCCAAATGCAGGGCTCAGGTGTAAATACATATAAATGGGTGAACAAGGACGGTGAGGCTGTTTTAATTAAGTACCACTGGGAACCGTTGAAACAAGGGATTAAGAATCTTACCCAAAAGGAAGCATCGCAAATACAAGCTAAAAGTGTTAGCCATGCTACCCAGGATTTATATGAGGCCATTGAGAATGGTGATTATCCTGAGTGGGAGCTTTGTGTTCAAATTATGAGCGATGATTACCATCCTGAATTGGATTTTGATCCGTTAGATGACACCAAATTGTGGCCAACAGACAAGTTTCCATTCTTAAAGGTAGGAAAAATGGTATTAAACAAAAATCCGGAAAATTATTTCAATGAAGTGGAGCAGGCAGCGTTTGGTACAGGAGTATTGGTAGACGGATTAGATTTTTCTGATGATAAAATGCTTCAAGGCAGAACTTTTTCCTATTCAGATACACAGCGATACCGCGTAGGTACGAATTATTTACAACTTCCAATTAATGCTCCTAAGAAGCGGGTTGCAACCAATCAGCGGGGCGGCCAAATGTCTTATCATGTAGATTCGGGTCAAAATCCACACGTAAACTATGAGCCTTCAGTTATCGGAGGCTTAAAGGAAGCGGAACAGGTAGGGAAAGTACACGAACCACACTACAATGATAAATTGGTTCGTGAAAAAATTGACCGTACCAATGATTTTGGACAAGCAGGCGATACGTACAGGAACTTTGAAGACTGGGAAAGAGAAGAACTCATAAGCAACCTAGTCGACGCGCTTAAAGTCTGCAGACCTGAAATTCAGAATAAAATGATTGAGTACTTTACTAACGCAGACGAGGATTATGGTAAACGGATAAGCGACGGAGTAGCGAAGGCAGTGGAGATGAGGAAGGAAACTACCCATACAAGCAGTGCTGCCGCTGATGAGGCGACCAATAAGGCACAACAAATGGGACATGAAGCAGACCCATATTAA
- a CDS encoding PBP1A family penicillin-binding protein, which yields MERRQKRNASKQRDWSQFFKKGLVKKLMIAGIIAALCGLLIVNIFIWTSDVSKLNKPAPQPTIIYDRNGEIASKVSNTSIEGVAIKQIPKEVIHAVIATEDQRFYKHHGINYFAIMKAMFKNMLSGDIVAGGSTVTQQLAKNAFLTHERTYTRKVKELIITKKIERTYSKDEIMERYLNQIYFGEGAWGIQRAAKTYFGKEASELTLSESAMLAGLIKAPSILSPFKNMEKSVERRNLVLSLMEKEGYISKTDVEKAKEQPVVLNEEKVDDEYDGKYPYYVDHIIEEAMKKYKLTKNEVLSGGLHIFTELNPTIQKATEEVYQNENLFPASPDDQLLQSGAVFIEPESGGIQALVGGRGEHTFLGFNHATQLIRQPGSTMKPLAVYTPAIEQGYEVFDLLEDRPLNIGGYQPKNYDKQYRGEVTMYDAVVNSYNVPPVWLLNQIGLEKGTKKVETFGIPLQEEDHSLGIALGGMNEGTSPLFMAQAYSAFANNGTMVEAHSIQKIEDADGKVIAKWKSKSTTVTKPEVAQKITYMLKGVVKEGTGKKAFMNGIDVAGKTGSTQLPFANDGGTKDHWFVGYTPDIVGAVWLGYDQTDENHYLDTSSSGTTPVIFKAIVEKSKSELSDEKFALSSVEKKYKNEIKKIKEKQEKARKEKEKEEKAKNEKEKNKGKGKEKNKGKKDKDKNNDDEDEDDENEEDEDE from the coding sequence ATGGAACGAAGACAGAAAAGAAATGCGTCTAAACAACGTGATTGGAGTCAGTTTTTTAAAAAGGGTTTGGTTAAAAAGTTAATGATTGCAGGAATCATTGCCGCTTTATGTGGCTTACTGATTGTAAATATCTTTATTTGGACCAGTGATGTCAGTAAATTAAATAAGCCTGCGCCACAGCCAACCATTATCTACGACCGAAATGGGGAGATTGCAAGCAAGGTTTCAAACACCAGTATTGAAGGAGTAGCGATCAAACAAATCCCAAAAGAGGTCATCCATGCTGTGATAGCAACTGAGGATCAACGTTTCTACAAGCATCATGGAATCAATTATTTTGCGATTATGAAGGCTATGTTTAAAAACATGTTGAGTGGTGACATTGTTGCAGGCGGGAGTACTGTTACCCAGCAGCTGGCCAAGAATGCATTTTTGACACATGAACGGACGTATACTCGAAAAGTGAAGGAACTAATTATCACGAAGAAAATTGAACGTACTTACTCCAAAGACGAAATCATGGAGAGATACTTAAATCAGATCTATTTTGGCGAGGGTGCATGGGGTATCCAAAGGGCTGCTAAAACCTATTTTGGAAAAGAGGCTAGTGAATTAACCTTAAGTGAGTCGGCGATGCTTGCTGGGCTAATTAAAGCTCCATCGATACTTTCACCATTTAAGAATATGGAGAAATCAGTTGAGCGCAGGAATCTCGTTTTATCTTTGATGGAAAAGGAAGGATACATTAGTAAAACAGATGTTGAAAAAGCAAAAGAACAGCCAGTGGTATTAAATGAAGAAAAAGTAGATGACGAGTATGATGGCAAATACCCTTATTATGTGGACCATATAATAGAGGAAGCAATGAAGAAATATAAACTAACGAAAAACGAAGTTCTTTCTGGTGGTCTTCATATTTTTACAGAATTAAATCCAACCATTCAGAAGGCGACAGAAGAAGTCTATCAGAATGAAAATCTTTTCCCAGCGAGTCCAGACGATCAACTGCTCCAAAGCGGGGCCGTTTTCATTGAACCTGAAAGTGGAGGTATACAAGCACTTGTTGGAGGTAGAGGCGAACATACCTTTCTAGGGTTTAATCATGCCACACAATTAATTAGACAGCCAGGTTCGACCATGAAACCATTAGCTGTTTATACCCCTGCAATAGAACAAGGCTATGAAGTCTTTGATCTGTTAGAAGATAGACCTCTTAATATCGGTGGCTACCAGCCTAAGAATTATGATAAGCAATATCGCGGCGAGGTCACGATGTATGACGCAGTTGTGAATTCCTACAATGTTCCTCCAGTTTGGTTATTAAATCAAATCGGATTGGAAAAGGGTACGAAGAAAGTGGAAACATTCGGTATTCCTTTACAAGAAGAAGACCATTCACTCGGGATTGCACTTGGAGGTATGAACGAAGGAACTTCGCCATTATTTATGGCACAAGCCTACTCCGCATTTGCCAATAACGGAACAATGGTAGAGGCTCATTCTATTCAAAAAATAGAAGACGCAGATGGAAAGGTTATTGCGAAATGGAAGAGTAAATCGACTACAGTGACAAAACCTGAAGTTGCACAAAAAATCACCTACATGCTAAAAGGTGTTGTAAAGGAGGGTACTGGGAAGAAGGCTTTCATGAATGGCATTGATGTAGCTGGTAAAACAGGATCAACGCAGCTGCCGTTTGCGAATGACGGTGGAACGAAGGATCATTGGTTTGTTGGTTATACCCCTGACATTGTCGGAGCGGTCTGGTTAGGCTACGACCAAACGGATGAAAATCACTATCTAGACACATCAAGCAGTGGGACCACGCCAGTCATTTTTAAAGCAATAGTAGAGAAATCAAAATCAGAGCTTTCTGACGAGAAATTTGCCTTATCAAGTGTTGAGAAAAAATATAAGAACGAAATTAAAAAGATAAAAGAAAAACAAGAAAAGGCTAGAAAAGAAAAAGAAAAAGAGGAAAAGGCTAAGAACGAAAAAGAAAAAAACAAAGGGAAGGGGAAGGAAAAAAATAAGGGGAAAAAAGATAAGGATAAAAATAATGATGATGAAGATGAAGACGACGAAAATGAAGAAGATGAGGATGAATAA
- a CDS encoding DUF3231 family protein gives MENDRKVKITSAELAQLWSQYMNDSGSVCVLTFFLAKVEDPEIKSVIEFALRLSKTHIEKLTVFFNQEDYAVPYGFKVEEDVDLSAPKLYTDSYVLQFIHQMAKIGLTNYSASVGSAVRTDITDYYSECVSETMQLYKVSKDLLLAKGLYVRSPFIPNEKVEFVNKQAFLFDVIGEKRPLIVSEVGNLYANIQRNILGVATLIGFSQVSKDREVTKFFLRGIDIGKKHVKVFGAKLEECNLPVPASLSAEVTTSTSYTFSDKLMMFFTTGLIALSIGYYGTGVAQSPRMDLGVMFNRLSLEVQLYSEDGSNIMINNKWLEQPPMAADRGELGTEKK, from the coding sequence ATGGAGAATGATCGAAAAGTAAAGATAACTTCAGCAGAATTAGCTCAACTTTGGTCGCAATATATGAATGACAGTGGAAGTGTTTGTGTCCTAACATTTTTTTTAGCAAAGGTTGAAGACCCTGAAATTAAATCTGTTATTGAATTTGCCTTACGATTATCAAAGACACATATAGAAAAATTAACGGTCTTCTTTAATCAAGAGGATTATGCTGTCCCCTATGGTTTTAAAGTAGAAGAAGACGTAGATTTATCTGCTCCAAAATTATATACAGACAGCTATGTACTTCAGTTTATCCATCAAATGGCGAAGATTGGACTAACCAATTATTCCGCCAGTGTCGGTTCAGCAGTCAGAACAGATATTACAGATTATTATAGTGAATGCGTCTCTGAAACCATGCAATTATACAAAGTATCCAAGGACTTATTGTTGGCAAAGGGTCTTTATGTAAGGTCTCCATTTATTCCTAATGAAAAGGTTGAATTTGTAAATAAACAAGCTTTTCTTTTTGATGTTATTGGTGAAAAAAGACCCTTAATTGTCTCTGAAGTAGGCAATCTATATGCAAACATCCAACGAAACATATTAGGTGTAGCTACCCTGATAGGATTTAGTCAGGTCTCAAAGGACAGGGAAGTTACCAAGTTTTTTCTTAGAGGAATTGACATTGGAAAGAAACATGTTAAGGTATTTGGAGCAAAATTAGAGGAATGTAATTTACCTGTTCCGGCTTCACTTTCTGCAGAAGTAACAACCAGTACCTCGTACACATTTTCCGATAAACTAATGATGTTCTTTACAACTGGGTTAATTGCATTAAGTATCGGTTATTACGGAACGGGTGTAGCTCAAAGTCCTCGGATGGATTTGGGGGTCATGTTTAACAGATTATCTTTAGAAGTTCAATTGTATTCAGAGGACGGTTCCAATATAATGATAAACAATAAATGGTTGGAACAACCTCCGATGGCTGCAGACCGTGGCGAGTTAGGTACGGAAAAAAAATAA
- a CDS encoding Fur-regulated basic protein FbpA yields MKNILRTAVQQRRQYLIDKLLKIGVFKKEDRHLYEWTLSDLEKEYKHIESITIKGNLEQENQQLQ; encoded by the coding sequence ATGAAGAATATTCTTCGAACCGCTGTCCAGCAAAGAAGGCAATATCTCATTGATAAACTGCTTAAAATTGGTGTATTCAAGAAAGAAGATCGACATCTTTATGAATGGACCTTAAGTGACCTAGAGAAAGAATACAAACATATCGAATCCATAACTATTAAGGGAAATTTGGAACAAGAAAACCAACAGCTGCAATAA
- the queE gene encoding 7-carboxy-7-deazaguanine synthase QueE, with protein MSKLPVLEIFGPTIQGEGMVVGQKTMFVRTAGCDYSCSWCDSAFTWDGSAKDDIKQMTAEEIWSELKSAGGDKFSFVTISGGNPALLKNLDSLIDLLKEQNINIGIETQGSKWQDWFLKIDELTISPKPPSSKMETNFDILDSIFINLDENQFENNVSLKVVIFDEADLEYARMVHKRYEGIPFYLSVGNDDLTNVNNQELVQKLLLKYEWLVNSVVEDSQLNDVRVLPQLHALLWGNKRGV; from the coding sequence ATGAGTAAACTTCCTGTTTTAGAAATTTTCGGGCCTACCATCCAAGGTGAGGGAATGGTCGTTGGTCAAAAAACCATGTTTGTCCGCACAGCTGGCTGCGATTACTCGTGCAGTTGGTGTGACTCAGCCTTCACATGGGACGGCAGCGCCAAGGATGATATTAAGCAGATGACCGCAGAAGAAATATGGTCAGAGTTAAAGTCAGCAGGCGGTGACAAATTCTCCTTTGTAACCATTTCAGGGGGGAATCCTGCACTGTTGAAAAACCTAGATTCATTGATTGATTTATTAAAAGAACAGAACATTAATATAGGAATTGAAACACAGGGAAGCAAATGGCAAGATTGGTTTTTAAAAATTGATGAACTGACCATTTCACCAAAACCACCGAGTTCAAAAATGGAAACTAATTTTGATATTTTAGATTCAATTTTTATTAATCTAGATGAAAACCAGTTTGAAAACAATGTAAGTTTAAAAGTCGTTATATTCGATGAAGCTGATTTAGAATACGCAAGAATGGTTCATAAAAGATATGAAGGTATTCCGTTCTACCTCTCTGTTGGAAACGATGATCTAACAAATGTCAATAACCAGGAATTGGTACAAAAGCTGCTGCTTAAATACGAGTGGCTGGTTAATTCAGTCGTCGAAGACAGTCAATTAAACGATGTCAGAGTACTGCCTCAATTGCATGCTCTGCTTTGGGGAAATAAACGCGGTGTTTAG
- the queD gene encoding 6-carboxytetrahydropterin synthase QueD, whose protein sequence is MYGFRIVDKLQKIDEDIQRKELKYHTKRVLVSKEFTFDAAHHLHCYEGKCKNLHGHTYKVVFGISGYVDDRGLMMDFGDIKEIWKSEIEIHLDHRYLNETLPPMNTTAENIVVWIYEKMQEALGKEENMDRFHGARVEFVRLFETPTSYAEARREWMEE, encoded by the coding sequence ATGTATGGATTTAGAATCGTCGATAAACTACAGAAAATAGATGAAGACATTCAGCGTAAGGAATTAAAATATCATACGAAACGTGTGTTAGTGAGTAAAGAATTTACTTTTGATGCGGCACATCATTTACATTGCTATGAAGGAAAGTGCAAGAACCTCCACGGTCATACCTATAAAGTCGTTTTCGGAATCAGCGGCTATGTGGATGACAGAGGATTAATGATGGACTTTGGCGATATCAAGGAAATATGGAAAAGTGAAATTGAAATTCACCTTGATCACCGCTATCTAAATGAAACACTTCCACCGATGAATACAACAGCAGAAAATATCGTTGTTTGGATATATGAAAAAATGCAGGAAGCTTTAGGCAAAGAAGAGAACATGGATCGATTTCACGGAGCAAGAGTAGAATTTGTCCGCCTTTTTGAAACGCCTACCAGCTATGCAGAAGCTAGAAGGGAATGGATGGAAGAATGA
- the queF gene encoding preQ(1) synthase, with protein sequence MSGRSHEEGLKDLTLLGNQNTKYSFEYAPQVLEAVDNLHPNRDYFVKFNCPEFTSLCPLTHQPDFATMYISYIPDKKIVESKSLKLYLFSFRNHGDFHEDCVNIIMNDLIKLLDPRYIEVWGKFTPRGGISIDPWCNYGKPGTKYEEMATFRLMNHDLYPEKVDNR encoded by the coding sequence ATGTCAGGCCGTAGCCACGAAGAAGGATTAAAGGATTTAACACTACTAGGTAATCAAAATACAAAATACTCATTTGAATATGCACCACAGGTACTAGAGGCAGTCGATAATCTTCATCCAAATCGAGATTATTTTGTGAAATTTAATTGTCCAGAATTCACTAGTCTATGCCCGCTTACTCATCAACCGGATTTTGCAACGATGTACATTTCGTACATTCCAGATAAAAAGATTGTTGAGAGTAAATCGCTGAAACTGTATCTATTTAGTTTCAGAAATCATGGTGATTTCCACGAAGATTGTGTCAATATCATTATGAACGATTTAATCAAGCTGCTTGATCCACGTTATATTGAGGTTTGGGGCAAATTTACTCCACGCGGAGGAATCTCCATTGATCCGTGGTGTAACTATGGCAAACCAGGTACCAAATATGAAGAAATGGCAACTTTCCGCTTGATGAACCATGACCTTTATCCGGAAAAAGTAGATAATCGTTAA
- a CDS encoding OsmC family protein — MKSTITWTGDMAFTGTTPSGHELRMDAAPEVGGQNSGARPTELLLYSLAGCTGIDIVMILKKMRLELTGFAMNVEGTRADTEPKKFTDFHIHYLVEGNLPEEKVVRAIQLSKDKYCSVSHSLSANIVASYSINGVKGNQVL, encoded by the coding sequence ATGAAATCAACGATTACTTGGACAGGGGATATGGCCTTTACCGGTACCACACCATCAGGACATGAATTAAGGATGGACGCAGCACCAGAAGTTGGCGGTCAAAATAGTGGTGCTAGACCTACAGAACTGCTGCTGTATTCTCTTGCTGGCTGTACAGGTATCGATATTGTGATGATACTGAAAAAAATGCGTTTAGAGCTGACAGGTTTTGCGATGAATGTAGAGGGGACCCGGGCAGACACGGAGCCAAAGAAATTTACAGATTTCCATATACACTACTTAGTAGAAGGCAACCTCCCAGAAGAAAAAGTCGTTCGTGCAATCCAACTATCAAAAGACAAATACTGCTCAGTATCCCATTCATTAAGCGCCAACATCGTAGCAAGCTACTCAATTAACGGAGTAAAAGGAAACCAGGTTTTATAA
- a CDS encoding aliphatic sulfonate ABC transporter substrate-binding protein, protein MLKKSMLYLFITVLFIGLLSGCAQSSNEGEGGEVKTVKIGYFPNLTHIATIVALEKGYFEEAFGKDVKIETKTVANGGLFMEAMATKAIDVGTVGPGPLLNFYVKNKEYHLISGAVNGGAVLVAAEGSGVEKLEDLDGKKVAIPVIGSTQDVMLRKALKDADLKAKTSGGTVDLFAAAPADTASLFIQKQVDAAATQEPWGYVLENQANGKLLLDWDEFAWGKESTNTVVAARTDFLKNKDLSQKYLDAHKKSVKFIQDNPEESKEIVIKHLKDLTGKELNKDEVDAAFSRLAVTTDVNEKVIQEMADISKEAGYIPSSDIKGLIDLSLLK, encoded by the coding sequence ATGTTGAAAAAATCTATGCTTTATTTATTCATCACGGTATTGTTTATTGGATTACTTAGTGGATGTGCTCAATCTTCAAATGAAGGTGAAGGTGGAGAGGTGAAAACCGTTAAGATTGGATATTTTCCAAACCTAACTCATATCGCAACCATCGTGGCACTTGAAAAAGGCTATTTTGAAGAAGCCTTTGGTAAAGATGTAAAGATTGAAACGAAAACAGTTGCAAATGGCGGATTATTTATGGAAGCAATGGCAACCAAAGCAATTGACGTTGGTACCGTTGGACCTGGTCCATTACTTAACTTTTATGTGAAAAACAAAGAATACCATCTGATCTCAGGTGCGGTTAATGGCGGAGCGGTTCTGGTCGCTGCTGAAGGCAGCGGTGTTGAAAAATTAGAAGATTTAGATGGTAAAAAAGTAGCGATTCCAGTCATTGGAAGCACTCAGGATGTTATGTTACGAAAAGCTTTAAAGGATGCTGATTTAAAAGCAAAAACAAGTGGCGGTACGGTAGATTTATTTGCTGCAGCACCTGCAGACACGGCGTCTCTTTTCATTCAAAAGCAAGTAGATGCAGCTGCAACACAAGAACCTTGGGGATATGTTCTTGAAAATCAAGCAAATGGTAAACTCCTTCTAGACTGGGATGAATTTGCATGGGGGAAAGAATCTACTAATACAGTAGTTGCTGCGAGAACTGACTTTTTGAAAAACAAAGACTTATCACAGAAATATTTAGATGCTCATAAAAAATCAGTTAAATTTATTCAGGACAATCCAGAAGAAAGTAAAGAAATTGTCATTAAGCATTTAAAAGATCTTACTGGTAAAGAGTTGAACAAAGACGAAGTAGACGCAGCGTTTTCACGTTTAGCCGTAACAACAGATGTTAATGAAAAAGTAATTCAGGAAATGGCAGATATCAGCAAAGAAGCAGGCTATATTCCAAGCAGTGATATAAAAGGTCTAATTGACTTGTCATTATTGAAGTAA